In Pyrodictium occultum, the genomic window TCCACCTCCCTGCCGTCGTAGACGCACTTGGCGTCCCGGCAGGCGGCGCGGAGCAGCGCCCTGGTGGCGGGGTTGTTGAAGAGCAGGCGGAGGCCCGCCAGGAGGGCCCCCATCCCGCCCCGCTCTTTCCCGCCGCCCTGCCCCTCCACCAGGGTGTCCACCATCTCGCTGCTCATCTACCCCACCTCATGTAGTGTACAATGGTATCCTTTATCCAGGAGAAAACCTCCTTGAAGAGAATCCCGGCGAGGTCCCGGAGCCTGCCCGCCCTCAGCTCCCTGCCTATGAAGGCGGGCCTGAGGTAGAAACGGCGGTAGGCGTACTTGATCATCCTGCCGAGGTCCTCGCGGGTGAAGTGGAAGCCCCTCATAACCGGCCTTATCGTGGTGTAGTGCTCCCAGTTCCAGTCCTCTATCAGGTTGTGCTTCTTCGCGTAGTAGTAGAGGGGGGTGCCGGGGTAGGGGGTGAGCACTGTGAACTGCGCGTAGTTGGGGTCGAGCTTTATAGCGAACTCCACCGTCCTCTTCATGTCCTCTATAGTCTCCCAGGGGAAGCCTAGTATGAAGGAGCCTAGGGCGAAGCCCTTAAGCTCCTTCACCCACTGGAACACCCTCACAGCCTGCTCGAGCCTCACCTTCTTCCCTATCCTGTCCAGCGTCTCCTGGCTAGCCGACTCGACGCCGAAGTAGAGGGCTGTGCACCCGTTGTCGTAGAGGAGCTTCAGAGTCTTCTTGTCCATGTGGCTTACCCTGGAGCCGCAGGAGAAGGTTATGTCGAGCCCCCGCTTCTTCAGCTCGTCTATGAGCCCGTAGATGAACCTCCTGTTTATAGCCAGGTCGTCGTCCGCGAATGCTATGTGCTTGGCCTTGTACCTGTCCACCAGAAACTCTATCTCGTTAGCGACATCCTCGTGGCTGCGGAACCTTATCCGGCGGCCCCAGAAGTAGCTGGTTATACAGTACATGCAGCCGTAGGGGCACCCCCTGCTGGCCATGACATGGGCTATCTGGATCGGCTTGCCGAAGAGCGTGTACTTCTCCATGGGGAGGAGGTGGCGTGCCGGCCAGGGGAGCTCGTCGAGGTTCTTTATGAACGGCCTGGGTGGTGTAACCTTGACCTTGCCGTCCTCGTCCCTGAACGCTATCCCTTTTATGTCGCTGAGCACCTCCCTGCTGAACCCGTACTTCTCCAGCGCGTTCACCACTTCCAGGGTGGTGTACTCTCCCTCACCCCTCACCACTATGTCGACGCCGTTGCTGAGGGCCTCCTCGTACATGAACGTGGGGTGGGGGCCTCCAGCCAGCACTACCACGTCGTCTCCCAGCTCCTGCTTCACCAGCCTGGCCGCCATGTAGCCCTTGGGCGCGGTTGGGGTGAGCATCGAGATGCCTACCACGTCGGGGCTCCAGGACTTGACCTCGTGGAGCCAGGTCTTGGTGTCCATCTCGAGGGTGGGTGTGTCAATTATCTTGACCTTGTGGCCGGCGCGCTCCAGCACCGCCGCTATGTAGGCGAGGCCGAGCGGCGGCGCCTTCATCCCGGCCACGCGGTAGATCTCCAGCCGGTGCACGTCGGGGGGTACCGTGAGGAGGACCTTCAATAATCCACCCGTCGGTAGGTAATACCCTATCGCGTACTGATACGGGTGCCCGTAGATCGGTTACCGAGGGGGCTCATGTTCTCCCGCAGATTAACGAATGTACAATGTATGGGAATGGTGCGGGTTACGCTGCACCCCCCGGGGCCCCTCCTAGCGCCCGGGGAGAGGGGCCAGCCTACGGAGGGCGGGCGAGACCCGCGCCAGCTCCTCCAGCGTGGAGGGGACAAGGGGGAGGACCAGGTGCAGCACGTCACTCCCCGCGCGGAGGGCCTCGAGGACGCTCTCGTAGAGCCTCTCGGGGCCCGCGCGGCCCCAGGCAGCCTCGACCACCGCGTCGAGGAGCCTCTCCGCGGCCTCGGGGCTCCTCCGGTGGAGGAGGTGGAGGAGCCTCACAGCGTTCACCCTCACCTGGGCCTGGCCCAGGCCCCCGCCCACGTAGATGTAGAGCATGTGTGAGTGGGGCGTCCTTATACACTCGTCCCCCAGCGTCTTGCAGTCCAGCTCGTCCAGGGGCACGCAGCCGTCACGCAGGTGAGCCACCGCGCCCTTCCGGTGGATGAGCGTGAGGCTGAAGCTCAGCGGGGGGTAGCGGTAGAGCTCTATGTCCAGGGGGCTCCCCGCCTCCTCCAGGAGGGCCCAGAACCGGCGGACCCGGTACTCGTTGTAGCCGAGGCACCTCAGCAGAGGGGTTATCACCGCCGGGGGGGTCGGTGCAGCGCAGCCCCAGCTCAACACACTTCCCCAGCAGCCTATCGAGCGACCACGCCACCGCCTCGACGAGGAATGGCTGCAGCTTCACAGAGCGGGCAACCCCTATCCCCGGGGAGGGGCCCTGGGGCTGGAGATAAGCGCCTCGTTGCCGGCCTCCAGCCCCCCGGGTGGCTGAGGGGATAGGGTTAGCCCGCCTTGAGCTTCTCGCGTATCTCCCGTATCTCCTTGGAGTCGAGGGGTATCGCCTTCCCTATGTCGCTGAACTTCACGCCCATGGCCTCCGGGTCCTTATTCTTCTTGAGCGTGTCGGCTAGCTTGTAGACCTCCTCCCAGATCCAGCCCGGTATCTGCTCCCTCATCTTCTCGACCTTCTCGTATATCTCCTGCTTCTGCTCAGGCTTTATGCTGCCAGCCTTCACTGCTAGGTCTAGGAGGGTCTCGAGGTCCTCTAGCCTGCTCAGCGCTACACCGCCATCGGCTAGGCCGAGCTCCATGACGCCGCCGTACTTCTCGATCTCGCCGCGGTAGTACTTGAGGGCCTTCCCGGCCGCCTTGTAGACGCCGACGTCGACCCGCTTCATCACGCTGGCTAGGATGAAGCCCGGCTTTATCCAGTCCTGGTCGGCGTCGACGCCTACGGCGAAGGCCGGGCCCATGGTCTAGCCCTGCTTCTTGGCAGCCTCCTCAACCGCCTCGAATATGCCCAGGCCCGTCGCGCCCGCCACGTTGTATACTATGCAGGCTCCCTGGGCCAGCTGGGCCTCGGTGGCCGTCTTGCCCCTGGCAGGGTCGTTGAAGGCGCCGGTGTAGGTGTAGAGCATCGTGAGGGGCTCCACCCTCTTTCCTGTGTGCTTCTCGTAGAGCTTCTCGCCGTAGCGGATGCCCCAGTAGTAGCCCGCCTCGAACTTGTAGAGCACGGGTATCTCCATGCCCAGCACTACGCCCACCGCCTTGCAGCCCTAGTAGTGGGCCCCATGCCCGCCAAGGCGCCGGCGAGCACGCTGCCCCCAGGCTCCTTGAAGAGCACGCTCAGCGCGTTGAGCTTGTCGGGCACGTAGCCGTCTATTATGGCGAAGAGCTGGTCCGGGTACTCGTCCGCCACCTTCTTCACGGCGTCGGCCATGAGGAAGCCTACAGCCACTATCACCGCGCAGTAGCCGCGCCTGGCGAGGGTGTGGAGGTTGGGCAGGTAGTCGCTCTCACTCGTGCTCTGCACCTCTATCAGCTGGAGGCCGAAGTCCCCGGCGGCCCTGCTCGCGCCCAGGTAGGCCATGTCGTTGAAGCTTAGGTCGCCGCGGAGGCGGATATCGTAGACGGCGCAGATCTTGTTGCGCTTAAGCTGGGCGGTAGCCGTCTTGCCGGCGCTGGTGGCTGGGCAGGGGAGCCGCCGTCGTTGTGGGGGACGCGGCCCCGCCGTGGGTGCCGCTCCTCATCGCCATGAGCGCGGCGGCTGCAGCAGCCACTATGACCACTACGGCCAGGGCGGCGGCCAGCGTCCTGCCGCTCATACACTGCCCCACCGCGAGGGCAAGGAGGGCCCTCAATAGGTCTCCGGGGCTACCTCCCGGCGGCCGCTAGGAGGGGGACCACGGCGGGCGCCACGAGGGTTATGACCACGCCGTGAACCAGCGCCACGGCGGCCTCGTAGGGCCCGCCGTGGAGCGCCACCACGGGGAGCCCGGTGTCCATGGTAGTCGCTCCCCCGACCGCTATCCCCTCGACCCTCAGCCCCCGCCGGGCCAGCGCCGGGTAGAAGGCCAGGTGCATCGCCTCCCTAGCCAGGTTGGCCAGGAAGGCCACCAGCCCGTAGACAGGGTCCACCGCCGCCAGGGCGGGGCCCGCGAGGCTGTACCAGCCGGCGGCGGCTCCGAGGGCCGCAGCGGCCCCCGGAGGCATGGTCCCGGTGAAGGCGGCTAGCGCCGCGGAGGCGGAGGCGCTGGCGGCCATGGTCGAGGCCGCCAGCAGCAGCCCCCGGGAGGCCGCCTGGGCCAGCCTCGCCTCCTGGGCGGGAAGCTGCCCGCCCACGGCAACCCCCGCCGCCAGTATGAGCGCGGCGAGGAGCGGCTCCACCAGCCCCTCCGGGGCCCGGAGCCCAGCATAGCCCGCGGCGACGCCGGCCAGGAGGACCAGCAGCGTCGCGGCCGGCTGCGGCAGCGGCGGCCTCTCAGCCACCCCGGCAGCGCCCTGGGCGTGGAGGCGCTGGCGGGCCGGCACCCCCTCTAAAGGGGTGCCCCAGGGGCCCACCCTTATCACCCCGGGAGGCTCCGGGCGCTGTAGGAGGGCTCTGAGAGCCTTGGAGTGCAGGGAGCTCCTTGAGGGCGTGTGCTCCAGGCTGGTCTACTGCAGCAGGGACATGGTTGTCGTTGAGACCCTCGTGAAGAGGGGTGTGAGGGTGCCGAGGCACAGCCACGAGGGGGTGCAGGCCACCTTCGTGATACGGGGGAGGCTCCTCCTGGGAGTCGAGGGCCGGGGGGCCGAGGAGCTGGGCCCCGGCAGCTACAGGGTGATACCGCCGGGCGTCCCGCACTGGGCCGAGGCGCTCGAGGACAGCCTCGTGGTGGACGTTAACGCGCCCGCAACCCCCGACCGGCTGGAGCTGGCTAGGAGGCTCGGCGCCGGCTGCGGGTGAGGCGCGCCAGGGCTACAGCGGAGGCGAGGCTCGCCAGGCTGGAGGCGGCGGCGTAGGCGAGGGCCTCGAGCACCACGAGGACTGGGCTGCGGGAGCCCCCGCGGAGCGCCGAGCCCGCCTCCAGGCCCACGAGGAAGACGAGCAGGTACACCAGGGCCTCGATGAGCCGCCCTACGTGCCGCGACACGCGGCTGTAGATGCCCAGCCTCTCGAGGGCCAGGCCCAGCAGCGCCCCGGCCGCGAGAGCCAGGGGGAGGAGCAGCAAGAGGGCCACCCTTTAGGGCGCGTGCGCCACCCTGCCGCAGGCCTGCCAGCCGAGGAGCCCCAGGAGCCTCTGCACCTCCCCGACAGCCTCCCCCAGCCGCTCCGCGGGGACCCCCGGCACCCCGGCCGCGAGGACCAGCACGCACCGGGTCTCGGGCCTGATCATCGTCTCCCTGCTGTCCCGGTGCGGGTAGAGGTGCATCACCACGCCCCGGGAGTCCACCATTACGGGGACCCCTTTCTCCAGCCTCTCCGGCTCCCCGCCTATGGGGTTGAACAGCTCGCCTCCCCTCGAGAGGGTTATCCTCGCCGGCGGCTGGAAGCGCTCCGCGTCGTAGAGGCCTATCGGCACCATGAGCCTGGCCGAGGCTATGTTGCCGGCGTCGACCACCGGGTTGACCCTGGGCCAGCGGCCCCGGAGGGCGCGGCGCACCAGGGCCTCGCTGCTCGGCCGGGTCTTGGTGGGGTCTATGCCTATCCTCCAGTAGAAGTCCCTGTAAGCCCTCACCAGCGGCTCCCCGCGGAGCGCCTCGAGGCTGTAGCGCCCGGCCAGCTCGTGGAGCAGCTTCTCCTCCTCAGCCCGGAGGGGCCCGGGGCTCAGCTCCCCGACGGGCCTGCCCCAGGAGAGGCTGTAGGCCACCCGGGCCCCGAGCCCCCCGGCCTCCTCATCCACCTCAACCAGGCTGTCGAGGCTGCTGCAGAGCCCGGCGCAGTCATCCATGCCCGCGGCCACCCGGGGCCGCCGGCGTGAGGAGGGGGCTTAAAAAGGGGGCCCGGGGCTAGCCCAGCTCCTTGCCGCAGTCGAGCTTCTCCACGAGTATCCTGCAGGCCGGAGGCTTCACCGACTCGTCGAGGTAGACCACGTAGTCATACCTCTCCGCGTGGCCCCGGCTATGCTCTGGCAGAGCCTCCTCTTCTCCCCGGGGCTTGTGAGCCACCTGCTCCGGTAGCCGAGGCCCCTTATCAGCCCCGAGACAAGGGCTACGGGGAACACCCTTACTATCGGTACCTCGTCGACGAGCTTGAACAAGTTGCACTCGCCCGTCTCCATGTAGTAGCGGCCCTGCTCATCCCTCCCTATATCGGAATATCTCTATACCCAGCGGTGAGAGCTTGGCCGCTGCATCGTGGTGGCAGACCCGGCTCTGCTCAAGCAGGTCGTCCAGGGTCTCCAGCCTCGCGCCGCGGGCCCTGGCCGCTGCTTCCTGCACGTGGAAGCTCTTGTATATAGCCTCCTCAACCATGTTGCCAAGCTGCATCATGCCGGCCCGGAGCCCCATACTCCGGTAGAGGTGGGCTGCAGCTTCAACAACCACGTTGCGGAAGTAGGTCATATACACCATGAGCCAGTATGCCGCGGCCTCCGGGTTCTTCACCGCCGCCTCGAGTAGCTCCGAGGCCAAGCCCGCGCCCGGCCCCATGCCCACCCTCTTCTCCCCAGAGCCGCTCCTGGAGCTCAAGATGCACACCTCCCCAGTCACGGTATTCGTCGGAGGCTCGACCAGGGCGATGCGTAGGGCTACGCTACTAAGTAGATAACATATCTAGCTCGAAAGTGCATTCCGAGAACCTCGTATAGCTGGCTAATAGACTAAATGCTTTTCCGAGCTTATCATGGTGAACGAGTCTACTACGACATGCCGAGGCTCCGGGGGCTCTTAGGCTGTGCATGCATCCGGCGGGTAGGGGCTGTGGACAAGCGTATCCCGGAGGCCTGGGAGCCCTGGCTTTCCCAGGGGTGTCTGCACGGCTATGACGTGTGTGGCGAAGCGCGTCGCTGCGCTCTTCACCGGCAGGAGGGGCTTGATGGTCGGCTTCGTGCTGGTCACGCTCCTCTACCTGGGCTCGCTCCGCGGCGTCTTCGACGCGGGGAGGCTGCTGCCCGGGGGCATGGAGGCTGTGGTCTGGGCTATGGCTGCCGCGGTTACCCTGCTCTACCTGGTGGCCCTGGCTTTCACCATCCGGCTGGGGAAGAGCATGTGAAGACTCCGGAGGAGGCTGAGGCGTTTTTACAAGAGGTGTTGTAAAGTGGGCTGAGAGCTACAGATAGCGGAAACAGTTATATTCAGCCTGCTGGCGGGCGTCGGCGCGTTTGGGAGCCCGGTGCCGGTACACGTAGTTGTAGGCGGCTTCTTCGGAGACGAGGGGAAGGGCAGGGTAGCTGCCCACCTAGCCCTCGCCCGCCGGCCCTGGGCCTGCGCCCGCACCGGCGCGACCAACGCGGGCCACACGGTGGTGTACCAGGGCAGGGTCTGGAAGCTGCGGGCCACGCCGAGCGGCTTCCTCCACCCCAGGGCCCGGCTCTACATAGCCAGGGGCGCGCTCGTGGACCTGGAGGTCTTCCTCGCCGAGGCCGAGGCCCTGGGGCTGCAGGGCAGGATATGGCTCGACTACAACACCGGGGTCATAACCCGGGATCACGTGGAGAGGGAGAGGAGCGACCCCCACCTGATGAAGACCATAGGCTCCACGGGCACCGGCGTGGGGGCCGCGATGGTTGACAGGGTGCTCCGCCGGCTCCGGCTCGCCCGAGACTACCCCGAGCTGAGGGGCTACCTGGCCGACACCCAGGCGGAGCTGCTCGACGCGCTCGACAGGGGCGAGCTGGTCCTGGTGGAGGCCTCGCAGGGCTACTGGCTCAGCCTCTACCACGGCACCTACCCCTACGTGACCAGCCGCGACACCACCGCCGCGGCTGCGCTGAGCGAGCTGGGCCTGGGCCCCAGGAGCGTGGAGCGGGTAACGGTCGTGCTCAAGGCCTACGTCACCAGGGTGGGGGGCGGCCCCCTGCCCGGCGAGCTGCCGCAGGATAAGGCCCTGGAGCTGGGCTGGGCCGAGTACGGCACCGTGACCGGTAGGCCGAGGAGGGTGGCCCCCTTCAACCCCGAGCTGGCCCGGCGCGCCGTCCGGGCCAACGCGGCCACAGACGTGGCCCTCACCAAGGTGGACCGGGTCTTCCCCGGCGCCAGGTGCAGGAGGCGCTGGGAGGACCTCCCCCGGGAGGCCAGGGCCTGGATAGAGGAGGTGGAGGACAAGCTCGGGGTCCCCGTCACGGTCATAGGTACGGGCGAGGACGTGGAGTGCACCATAGACCTCTCCAGGGAGAAGGGGGTGGAGGCCTAATGCCCCGCTATGACGTGGCGATAGTCGGGGCCGGCCCCGCGGGGCTGTTCGCAGCCCTGGCCCTTGCCGGCGAGGCCGAGAGGGGCAGGCTCCGCGTAGCACTCATCGAGGAGGGGCTGCGCGCCTCGCAGCGGAGGTGCCCGCTCCGCGAGATAGGGGTGTGCCCCAACTGCAGGCCCTGCGCCATAATGCAGGGCGTGGGCGGGGCGGGCGCGCTCAGCAGCGGGATAATAAACCTGAGGCCCGACGTGGGCGGGGAGCTGCACCGGCTCCTGGGCAGCTGGGAGCAGGCGCAGCAGCTCATAGAGCTGGTTGACAGGGTGTTCCTCTACTTCGGCGCGCCCAGGGACAGGCTATTCGAGCCCGACCCCGCCAGGGTGAGGGAGCTGGAGAGGAAGGCTGTGAGGGCAGGGGCCAAGTTCATCCCGATAAGGCAGCGGCACATGGGCACGGACAACACCGTTAAGGTTATAGAGGCTATGACTGTCTACCTGGAGAAGAAGGGCGTGAGGCTCCACACCAGGACCAGGGTCGAGCACGTGGACCCCCGGCCCGGCGGGGGCTACACGCTCCGCACCAGCCGGGGCGAGCTGGAGGCTGAGACGGTAATCCTGGCGCCCGGCAGGAGCGGGGCCCACTGGCTGGCCGGGGAGGCGAAGAGGCTGGGCCTCGACACCGAGCCCGGCCCCCTCGACGTCGGGGTCAGGGTGGAGGTGCCCTACACGGTTATGGAGCCCCTCACAAGCGTGGTCTGGGACCCCAAGGTTATATTCCACACCAGGACCTACGACGACCGCGTGAGGACGTTCTGCACCAACCCCGGCGGCTTCGTCGTGAAGGAGGTCTACGGGGACGGCCTCGTAGGCGTGAACGGCGAGACCTTCGCCGCGAGACGCAGCATGAACACCAACTTCGCCTTCCTGGTGACCATAAAGCTTACTGACCCTATGGAGGACGCGCTGGAGTACGGCAGGAGCATAGCAAGGATGGCCACGAAGCTGGGGGGAGGCGAGCCCCTGGTCCAGAGGCTGGGCGACCTGCTGGCGGGCCGCAGGAGCACCCCGGAGAGGATAGAGCGCAGCGTCGTGGAGCCCACGCTGAAGGACGCTACGCCGGGCGATATAGGGATGGCGCTCCCGTACCGCGTGCTCACAGACATACTGGAGGGCCTGGAGAGGCTGGACGACCTGGCGCCGGGCGTCTGGAGCAAGCACACCCTGCTCTACGCCCCCGAGGTCAAGTACTACTCGCTCAAGGTCAAGGTGAGCACGCCGACCATGGAGACCAGCCTCCCCGGCGTGTACGCCGCGGGTGACGGGGCGGGGCTGAGCCGCGGGATCAACGTGGCGGCCGCTACGGGCTACCTGGCGGCGCGCGGCGCCGCCGAGAGGCTGGGGGCGGAGGCCAGGCTCCCCGTGGAGGAGAGCGACTAGGAGGCGGGCTGTAGGGGCCCGCGGCTCCAGGGGGCTCGCCGAGGGCGCCCGGCCATGAGCGCTGACAGTGTCTGCGCGTTCGAGTGGCGGTACGGCAGCCCGGAGATGAGAGCCATAGTATCGCGCCGCGGCATTATCGAGAGGATGATCCGGGTCGAGGTGGCCCTCCTCGAGGCGCTGGCCGAGGCGGGGCTGGCCCCGAGGGAGGCCGCGGAGAGGCTCCGGGAGGCCGCCTCCAGGGTGCACCCGGAGGAGGTCTACGAGAGGGAGCGGGAGACCGGGCACGAGGTGATAGCGCTCGTTGAGGCGCTGGCAGAGAAGGCGGGGGGCGAGGCGGCCCGCTGGATCCACTACGGCGCGACGAGCAACGATATAGTGGACACGGCCTGGGCGCTGGTCCTCCGCGACGCCCTAAGGCTGCTCCTCGGCAAACTCTCCAGGTTGGTTCAGAGGCTCTCCCAGCTCGCCAGGGAGACCAGGGACGTGGTGATGATAGGGAGGACGCACGGGCAGCACGCGCTCCCCATAACCCTGGGGTTCAAGCTAGCCAACTACGTCTACGAGCTCGCCCGCAGCCGGGAGAGGATATGCGCCGCCGCCTCCAGGGCGGTGAGGGCTAAGATAGGCGGCGCTGTGGGCACCATGGCCGCGTGGGGCGAGGCGGGGCCCAGGGTGCGGGAGGCCGCGGCGAGGAGGCTCGGGCTCGAGCCCCACGTCATAACCACCCAGGTGGCGCCCCGCGACGGCTTCGCGGAGGTCGCAGCCGCGCTCGCTATCCTCGCGAGCCAGCTGGACCGCCTCGCCACCGAGGTCCGGGAGCTGGCAAGGCCAGAGATAATGGAGGTTTGGGAGGACCGTGCCGGCACCCTGGGGAGCAGCGCCATGCCCCACAAGGCGAACCCGGTCACGGCTGAGAGGATAAGCGGGCTGGCCAGGATAGCCAGGAGCCTCTCCACAGCCTTCCTCGAGAACATAGTCCTCTGGCACGAGCGCGACCTGAGCAACAGCGGCTCCGAGAGGGTGGCCATCCCCCACCTCCTGCTCACCCTCGACCAGATGCTGGAGGACACGCTGGCCCT contains:
- a CDS encoding LysO family transporter, producing the protein MPARQRLHAQGAAGVAERPPLPQPAATLLVLLAGVAAGYAGLRAPEGLVEPLLAALILAAGVAVGGQLPAQEARLAQAASRGLLLAASTMAASASASAALAAFTGTMPPGAAAALGAAAGWYSLAGPALAAVDPVYGLVAFLANLAREAMHLAFYPALARRGLRVEGIAVGGATTMDTGLPVVALHGGPYEAAVALVHGVVITLVAPAVVPLLAAAGR
- the purB gene encoding adenylosuccinate lyase, whose protein sequence is MSADSVCAFEWRYGSPEMRAIVSRRGIIERMIRVEVALLEALAEAGLAPREAAERLREAASRVHPEEVYERERETGHEVIALVEALAEKAGGEAARWIHYGATSNDIVDTAWALVLRDALRLLLGKLSRLVQRLSQLARETRDVVMIGRTHGQHALPITLGFKLANYVYELARSRERICAAASRAVRAKIGGAVGTMAAWGEAGPRVREAAARRLGLEPHVITTQVAPRDGFAEVAAALAILASQLDRLATEVRELARPEIMEVWEDRAGTLGSSAMPHKANPVTAERISGLARIARSLSTAFLENIVLWHERDLSNSGSERVAIPHLLLTLDQMLEDTLALLGRLRYSPERMRRNLELSHGAVMAEALMGLLIRELGMSRPEAYRLAKKLSEEAASTGRPLHELAASHPALAGRVPPERLREILDPLRYTGSAGWLVEQALGYAERVLRAPCPPLEEG
- a CDS encoding cupin domain-containing protein, translating into MECRELLEGVCSRLVYCSRDMVVVETLVKRGVRVPRHSHEGVQATFVIRGRLLLGVEGRGAEELGPGSYRVIPPGVPHWAEALEDSLVVDVNAPATPDRLELARRLGAGCG
- a CDS encoding BMP family lipoprotein, with protein sequence MGVVLGMEIPVLYKFEAGYYWGIRYGEKLYEKHTGKRVEPLTMLYTYTGAFNDPARGKTATEAQLAQGACIVYNVAGATGLGIFEAVEEAAKKQG
- a CDS encoding BMP family lipoprotein; this encodes MAYLGASRAAGDFGLQLIEVQSTSESDYLPNLHTLARRGYCAVIVAVGFLMADAVKKVADEYPDQLFAIIDGYVPDKLNALSVLFKEPGGSVLAGALAGMGPTTRAARRWA
- a CDS encoding NAD(P)/FAD-dependent oxidoreductase — protein: MPRYDVAIVGAGPAGLFAALALAGEAERGRLRVALIEEGLRASQRRCPLREIGVCPNCRPCAIMQGVGGAGALSSGIINLRPDVGGELHRLLGSWEQAQQLIELVDRVFLYFGAPRDRLFEPDPARVRELERKAVRAGAKFIPIRQRHMGTDNTVKVIEAMTVYLEKKGVRLHTRTRVEHVDPRPGGGYTLRTSRGELEAETVILAPGRSGAHWLAGEAKRLGLDTEPGPLDVGVRVEVPYTVMEPLTSVVWDPKVIFHTRTYDDRVRTFCTNPGGFVVKEVYGDGLVGVNGETFAARRSMNTNFAFLVTIKLTDPMEDALEYGRSIARMATKLGGGEPLVQRLGDLLAGRRSTPERIERSVVEPTLKDATPGDIGMALPYRVLTDILEGLERLDDLAPGVWSKHTLLYAPEVKYYSLKVKVSTPTMETSLPGVYAAGDGAGLSRGINVAAATGYLAARGAAERLGAEARLPVEESD
- a CDS encoding B12-binding domain-containing radical SAM protein, with product MKVLLTVPPDVHRLEIYRVAGMKAPPLGLAYIAAVLERAGHKVKIIDTPTLEMDTKTWLHEVKSWSPDVVGISMLTPTAPKGYMAARLVKQELGDDVVVLAGGPHPTFMYEEALSNGVDIVVRGEGEYTTLEVVNALEKYGFSREVLSDIKGIAFRDEDGKVKVTPPRPFIKNLDELPWPARHLLPMEKYTLFGKPIQIAHVMASRGCPYGCMYCITSYFWGRRIRFRSHEDVANEIEFLVDRYKAKHIAFADDDLAINRRFIYGLIDELKKRGLDITFSCGSRVSHMDKKTLKLLYDNGCTALYFGVESASQETLDRIGKKVRLEQAVRVFQWVKELKGFALGSFILGFPWETIEDMKRTVEFAIKLDPNYAQFTVLTPYPGTPLYYYAKKHNLIEDWNWEHYTTIRPVMRGFHFTREDLGRMIKYAYRRFYLRPAFIGRELRAGRLRDLAGILFKEVFSWIKDTIVHYMRWGR
- a CDS encoding B3/4 domain-containing protein — its product is MDDCAGLCSSLDSLVEVDEEAGGLGARVAYSLSWGRPVGELSPGPLRAEEEKLLHELAGRYSLEALRGEPLVRAYRDFYWRIGIDPTKTRPSSEALVRRALRGRWPRVNPVVDAGNIASARLMVPIGLYDAERFQPPARITLSRGGELFNPIGGEPERLEKGVPVMVDSRGVVMHLYPHRDSRETMIRPETRCVLVLAAGVPGVPAERLGEAVGEVQRLLGLLGWQACGRVAHAP
- a CDS encoding adenylosuccinate synthetase, with protein sequence MPVHVVVGGFFGDEGKGRVAAHLALARRPWACARTGATNAGHTVVYQGRVWKLRATPSGFLHPRARLYIARGALVDLEVFLAEAEALGLQGRIWLDYNTGVITRDHVERERSDPHLMKTIGSTGTGVGAAMVDRVLRRLRLARDYPELRGYLADTQAELLDALDRGELVLVEASQGYWLSLYHGTYPYVTSRDTTAAAALSELGLGPRSVERVTVVLKAYVTRVGGGPLPGELPQDKALELGWAEYGTVTGRPRRVAPFNPELARRAVRANAATDVALTKVDRVFPGARCRRRWEDLPREARAWIEEVEDKLGVPVTVIGTGEDVECTIDLSREKGVEA